In one window of Fibrobacter sp. UWT2 DNA:
- a CDS encoding phosphopantothenate--cysteine ligase family flavoprotein: protein MNLAGKKILLGVSGGIAVYKSCELLRLLQKKGAEVRVCMTDAATEFVAPLTFASLSKCPVYLKNGAVEARPFQHIDFPRWADLYLVVPATANVIGKFACGIADDPVSLCFMSCTCPRVIAPAMNVAMYNSPAVKRNLEILRGFENTTVLESPAGELACGEVGQGRLMEPAEIAKYLETRDEKPALSLSKGRETKGEKVQCEPPAISVAVDIPPTQDASLPGFGKKVLLTAGRTEEAIDPVRYISNRSSGKTAVALASVFYANGFEVEVVAGPMEAEFPKGVRVTKIRSARDMHDAVLERMKNASVLVHCAAVADYRPKVAATEKIKDSRSQLILELEPNPNILRDSVAQKRDDQVIVGFALETDHFEEHAAEKLAKSGADALLLNAPVATDSGFGRDCVRFALVETGKPVPQLAMGEKVDLAETILNFCLERLNG, encoded by the coding sequence ATGAACCTCGCTGGAAAGAAAATCTTGCTCGGAGTCTCGGGCGGCATTGCCGTGTACAAGAGCTGCGAGCTGTTGCGCCTGCTGCAGAAGAAGGGCGCCGAAGTGCGCGTATGCATGACCGATGCGGCTACCGAATTCGTGGCTCCGCTGACTTTTGCAAGCCTGAGCAAATGCCCCGTGTATCTAAAGAACGGAGCTGTCGAAGCGCGCCCCTTCCAGCATATCGATTTTCCGCGTTGGGCAGACCTTTATTTGGTGGTACCCGCGACAGCAAATGTCATCGGTAAATTCGCCTGCGGTATCGCCGACGATCCGGTGAGCCTTTGCTTTATGAGCTGCACGTGCCCGCGCGTGATTGCGCCGGCGATGAATGTGGCGATGTACAACTCCCCTGCGGTAAAACGCAACCTCGAGATTTTGCGCGGTTTCGAAAACACGACCGTGCTTGAATCGCCTGCGGGTGAACTCGCCTGTGGTGAGGTGGGGCAGGGCCGTCTGATGGAACCGGCTGAGATTGCGAAGTATTTAGAGACGAGAGACGAAAAGCCCGCCCTGAGCCTGTCGAAGGGACGAGAGACAAAAGGCGAAAAGGTTCAATGCGAACCGCCCGCAATTTCTGTCGCAGTCGATATTCCGCCGACACAAGATGCAAGCCTTCCCGGCTTCGGCAAGAAGGTTCTCTTGACCGCAGGCCGCACCGAAGAAGCGATCGATCCGGTGCGCTATATTAGCAATCGCAGCAGCGGCAAGACCGCCGTGGCGCTAGCCTCGGTATTCTACGCCAACGGCTTCGAAGTCGAAGTGGTCGCAGGCCCGATGGAGGCCGAATTCCCGAAGGGCGTTCGCGTGACTAAAATCAGAAGTGCCCGCGATATGCATGACGCCGTCCTTGAACGAATGAAGAATGCAAGCGTGCTCGTTCACTGCGCTGCAGTCGCCGACTACCGCCCGAAAGTGGCCGCTACCGAAAAGATTAAGGATAGCCGCAGCCAGCTGATTCTGGAGCTGGAACCGAACCCGAATATTTTGCGAGACAGCGTCGCCCAAAAGCGCGACGATCAAGTGATTGTCGGTTTCGCACTTGAGACCGATCACTTTGAAGAACACGCCGCCGAAAAGCTTGCAAAGAGCGGCGCTGACGCTTTACTTTTGAACGCACCCGTGGCCACCGACTCTGGCTTTGGCCGCGACTGCGTACGCTTCGCCCTGGTGGAAACGGGCAAGCCCGTTCCACAGCTCGCCATGGGCGAGAAGGTCGATTTGGCCGAGACGATTTTGAACTTTTGCCTGGAGCGCCTGAATGGCTGA
- a CDS encoding CatB-related O-acetyltransferase — protein MNTPNPNTVHPIAGYDKEIYVKPTIKNPNIIVGDFTYIADSEFESHVTHHYDFIGDKLIIGKFCQIAAGVEFVMNGANHQMNAVSTFPFYTLEGWKMNPPAKSDMPFKGDTVIGNDVWIGQNATILPGVHIGDGAIIGANSVVGSDVEPYTIVVGNPAEAIRYRFDEDLTELLLKFKWWDKPIEEINELIPILTDSNLDKVKAEICRLMKR, from the coding sequence ATGAACACTCCGAATCCGAACACGGTGCATCCGATTGCAGGCTACGACAAGGAAATCTACGTCAAGCCTACCATCAAGAACCCGAACATTATTGTCGGGGACTTCACCTATATCGCGGATTCAGAATTCGAAAGCCATGTGACGCACCACTACGACTTTATCGGCGATAAGCTGATTATCGGAAAGTTCTGCCAAATTGCCGCCGGCGTGGAATTCGTCATGAACGGCGCCAATCACCAGATGAATGCGGTTTCGACGTTCCCATTCTATACGCTAGAAGGTTGGAAAATGAATCCGCCCGCCAAAAGCGACATGCCGTTCAAGGGCGACACAGTCATCGGAAATGATGTGTGGATTGGCCAAAACGCCACCATCTTGCCGGGCGTACATATCGGTGACGGCGCCATCATCGGCGCGAACAGCGTCGTCGGTAGCGATGTAGAGCCTTATACGATTGTCGTCGGCAACCCCGCCGAAGCAATCCGCTATCGATTCGATGAAGACCTGACGGAACTTCTGCTCAAATTCAAGTGGTGGGACAAACCCATCGAAGAAATCAACGAATTGATTCCAATTCTTACGGATAGCAATCTTGATAAAGTTAAAGCCGAAATCTGTCGGCTAATGAAGCGTTAA
- a CDS encoding class I SAM-dependent rRNA methyltransferase translates to MKDLINNLDAAYKKRAPLLGITEAFRIVNGAPDGFPGMTLDKFGDRYQIQFFGDELLREKRAVADAIAQKFSPVCLVVKERLSRSGKSLENPPMEVLVGRSEDSTGVVREGSAMFHIDLLDTVNPGLFLDMRAIRLEMGERAADRRMLNLFSYTCAFSVHGRLGGAEISTNADISAKILDKGRENYALNGLEPKQGEFFRGNAVEYVHWAQKKGLKFDAIVLDPPSFARFKGKNFNVREHLMPLVADCATLLNKGGLFMVSSNYSEFNLSAFSRNALAAVASVHPKAKTLWNKSQDIDFVGSGHTKDSCLVATLIEV, encoded by the coding sequence ATGAAAGATTTAATCAATAATTTAGATGCTGCTTATAAAAAACGAGCTCCTTTGCTTGGGATTACCGAGGCTTTTCGCATTGTGAACGGGGCGCCGGACGGTTTCCCTGGCATGACGCTCGACAAGTTCGGCGACCGTTACCAGATTCAGTTTTTCGGCGATGAACTGCTCCGCGAAAAGCGTGCCGTTGCCGATGCGATTGCGCAGAAGTTTTCTCCCGTTTGCCTTGTGGTAAAGGAACGCCTTTCCCGTTCCGGCAAGTCGCTGGAAAATCCGCCGATGGAAGTGCTGGTGGGCCGCTCCGAAGATTCCACGGGCGTTGTCCGCGAAGGTTCTGCGATGTTCCACATCGATTTGCTCGATACGGTGAATCCGGGGCTGTTCCTGGACATGCGTGCGATTCGCTTGGAGATGGGGGAGCGTGCGGCCGACCGCCGTATGTTGAATCTGTTCAGCTACACCTGCGCCTTCTCGGTGCACGGCCGTCTAGGCGGTGCCGAGATTTCGACGAATGCCGACATCAGTGCAAAGATTCTGGATAAGGGCCGCGAAAACTACGCCCTCAACGGGCTCGAACCTAAGCAGGGTGAATTCTTCAGAGGCAATGCCGTTGAATACGTTCACTGGGCGCAAAAGAAAGGTCTCAAGTTCGATGCCATCGTGCTCGATCCGCCGAGCTTTGCCCGCTTCAAGGGCAAGAACTTCAATGTACGCGAACACCTGATGCCGCTCGTGGCTGATTGCGCTACGCTCTTGAACAAGGGCGGCCTCTTCATGGTGAGTTCCAACTACAGCGAATTCAATTTGTCCGCCTTCTCGCGGAATGCACTTGCAGCGGTTGCGTCCGTTCACCCGAAAGCGAAAACTCTTTGGAATAAGTCGCAGGATATCGACTTTGTCGGCTCCGGCCACACCAAAGATAGCTGCCTAGTGGCGACGCTGATTGAAGTGTAA
- the nrdR gene encoding transcriptional regulator NrdR produces MICPFCKKDNDKVVDSRVSGSSIRRRRECCECGRRFTTREYIEVQPLTVIKRSGEHEPFQREKLLRGIMNSCKKRPVSVAEIEQLATNVENALTLTENAEVSYEQIGNLVMQELKKLDAVAYVRFASIYREFKEVGEFVDQIKSMDK; encoded by the coding sequence ATGATTTGCCCGTTCTGCAAGAAAGATAACGACAAGGTGGTAGACAGCCGCGTGAGCGGTTCGTCCATTCGTCGCCGTCGTGAATGTTGCGAATGTGGCCGTCGCTTTACGACTCGTGAGTACATCGAAGTGCAACCGTTGACCGTCATCAAGCGCAGCGGCGAGCATGAACCTTTCCAGCGCGAAAAGCTTTTGCGCGGAATCATGAACTCCTGCAAAAAGCGCCCTGTGTCGGTGGCTGAAATTGAACAGCTGGCGACCAATGTGGAAAACGCTTTGACTCTCACCGAAAATGCCGAAGTCAGTTACGAACAGATTGGCAACCTGGTGATGCAGGAACTCAAGAAACTCGATGCCGTCGCCTACGTGCGCTTTGCCTCGATTTACCGCGAATTCAAGGAAGTCGGCGAATTCGTGGACCAGATCAAGAGCATGGACAAATAG
- a CDS encoding transketolase, protein MEDRLVTKAADNVRILSAAMVQKAKSGHPGGAMGAADAISLLFAEFLRFDPENPYWEARDRFFMDPGHMSALLYGELALLGKLNMDDLKNFRQLGSRTPGHPEVEVALGIENSSGPLGIGHAVALGNAIAERFMVERFGDILQHKVVCLVSDGGLEEEIAYGVGRIAGHLKLSNLIFFYDANQVQLSCKVEDVMSHDFKKQYESWGFRVIDVADGHDIAELRKAFKAAWAETEKPTIIIGHTTMAKGAIAEDGKSFEGAVSTHGQPLNAAGASTDATVKNLGGDPADAFKIFDDVKAGFEARKEELRKEVAEWKKAKAAWDAKNPEKAATLKEWLSGKAPKIDLSKLELKEGVATRVTSGTVLGYLAENVKNCICSSADLSNSDNTQAFLNKTGIFRAGDFKGAFVQVGVAELTMGAICCGIALHGGLYPICATFFVFSDFMKPAIRMAALMKLPVKFMYTHDSFRVGEDGPTHQPIEHETQIRLLEGLKREDGKSEMLVLRPADAFETVTAWEMAFENNDRPTAIILTRQNVKTLPGDKRYEASKACRKGAYIVSDNCGSARPDLTFVSNGSDVLLTHDAAEILRGEGLKVRVVSMISPALFMAQDKAYRDSIIVPWTPVFAKSSGLPLLFAQVVGGFGKVSGLERFGASAPAGVLEKEFGYTPEAVVAAAKEYLVEFKASVAEFKKFN, encoded by the coding sequence GTGGAAGATAGGCTGGTTACGAAAGCGGCTGACAACGTTCGAATCCTTTCCGCTGCCATGGTGCAGAAGGCAAAGTCCGGTCACCCGGGTGGAGCCATGGGTGCCGCAGACGCAATTTCCCTTCTTTTCGCAGAATTTCTGCGATTCGACCCTGAAAATCCGTATTGGGAAGCCCGCGACCGCTTCTTTATGGACCCCGGTCATATGTCCGCTCTTCTTTATGGTGAACTTGCCCTGCTGGGTAAGCTCAACATGGATGACCTCAAGAATTTCCGCCAGCTGGGTTCCCGCACTCCGGGTCACCCCGAAGTCGAAGTCGCCCTCGGCATCGAAAACTCCTCGGGCCCGCTCGGTATCGGTCATGCCGTAGCTCTCGGTAACGCTATTGCCGAACGCTTCATGGTTGAACGCTTTGGCGATATTCTGCAGCACAAGGTGGTCTGCCTCGTGTCTGACGGCGGTCTCGAAGAAGAAATCGCCTACGGCGTGGGCCGCATTGCCGGTCACCTGAAGCTTTCTAACCTCATTTTCTTCTACGACGCCAACCAGGTGCAGCTCTCTTGCAAGGTTGAAGACGTGATGAGCCACGACTTCAAGAAGCAGTACGAATCCTGGGGCTTCCGCGTGATTGACGTGGCCGACGGTCACGACATCGCTGAACTCCGCAAGGCTTTCAAGGCCGCTTGGGCCGAAACTGAAAAGCCGACCATCATCATCGGTCACACCACCATGGCCAAGGGCGCCATCGCCGAAGACGGCAAGTCCTTCGAAGGTGCCGTTTCTACTCACGGCCAGCCGCTCAACGCAGCAGGCGCTTCTACCGATGCAACCGTGAAGAACCTCGGTGGCGATCCGGCCGATGCATTCAAGATTTTTGACGACGTGAAGGCTGGCTTCGAAGCCCGCAAGGAAGAACTCCGCAAGGAAGTCGCCGAATGGAAGAAGGCTAAGGCCGCTTGGGATGCCAAGAACCCGGAAAAGGCTGCTACCCTCAAGGAATGGCTCTCGGGCAAGGCTCCGAAGATCGACCTTTCCAAGCTCGAACTTAAGGAAGGCGTCGCTACCCGCGTGACCTCCGGTACCGTGCTCGGCTACCTCGCCGAAAACGTGAAGAACTGCATCTGCAGCTCCGCTGACCTTTCCAACTCCGACAACACCCAGGCCTTCCTCAACAAGACCGGCATCTTCCGCGCAGGTGACTTCAAGGGCGCCTTCGTCCAGGTGGGCGTTGCCGAACTCACCATGGGCGCCATCTGCTGCGGTATCGCACTGCACGGCGGCCTCTATCCGATTTGTGCTACATTCTTCGTGTTCAGCGACTTCATGAAGCCGGCGATCCGCATGGCTGCCCTCATGAAGCTCCCGGTCAAGTTCATGTACACGCATGACAGCTTCCGCGTGGGCGAAGACGGCCCGACGCACCAGCCGATCGAACACGAAACCCAGATCCGTTTGCTCGAAGGCCTCAAGCGCGAAGACGGCAAGTCCGAAATGCTGGTGCTCCGCCCGGCCGACGCCTTCGAAACCGTGACCGCCTGGGAAATGGCTTTTGAAAACAACGATCGCCCGACCGCGATTATCCTGACCCGCCAGAACGTGAAGACTCTCCCGGGTGACAAACGCTACGAAGCTTCCAAGGCTTGCCGCAAGGGCGCCTACATCGTGAGCGACAACTGCGGTTCCGCACGTCCGGACCTGACCTTCGTGTCTAACGGTTCCGACGTACTCCTGACTCACGACGCCGCCGAAATCCTCCGTGGCGAAGGCCTCAAGGTCCGCGTGGTCTCGATGATTAGCCCGGCCCTCTTCATGGCTCAGGACAAGGCTTACCGCGATTCCATCATCGTTCCTTGGACTCCGGTGTTTGCAAAGTCCAGCGGCCTTCCGCTCCTGTTCGCCCAGGTCGTGGGCGGATTCGGCAAGGTCTCCGGTCTCGAACGCTTTGGCGCCTCTGCTCCGGCTGGCGTGCTCGAAAAGGAATTCGGTTACACTCCGGAAGCTGTCGTGGCTGCCGCGAAGGAATACCTCGTCGAATTCAAGGCAAGCGTCGCTGAATTCAAGAAGTTCAACTAA
- a CDS encoding NPCBM/NEW2 domain-containing protein — protein sequence MKAFITGLLKNLAHPGTIVGLVVALAIPFLIYLGPNIGHKETIKNLDLYLPLPLFLVQLVAAIVLFGLLNKDFREWLKGILPEKKISLLMLIFTVIITIFAATQIEARHRVQSDESVFMSVAQNMYYNHETGTCNQGFFEDGKLNCVATSNSFKTKGLAFLYLLGMPLLGNDLHWIFHMELLMLPLAMLLMFLAIVAWTRQPLLAFFAALLTALQPTVLFQFRAMSVEPLYIFLSALSLLIFKWAFDRNTVKHWALLALSLAFFAQTRQETAFCLFAFILFALPKLLDSKSAKTPVFFATLSLFSVPALLTISYFQGFGFQGGEFEAHGHFFEDLARNWQEMTKPLTKNGELENPFLTYFNYLFAAGALYLLVRAIWGAKKKDFFYLKVLAFLLLYHIQTYMILENVSGDFSIQINQRYSLVMLPSMAFVASLPVVHLVEKLIESIGGQNSKQTAITVVTAVALIFTGWTFHYKEDFNKNIMYNRNHLTIEEYEILSWLKEQPKKERMFIYGRPWHFVGYGISSIHYDRARQMSSAELKGLVDKYQGEVYYIRGLDCWDSHTYHKKAVEHRIATTCDVFERDMDLEGVKNILITNNYWVQIAKFNGRKEFNPKNIIAISDPELQSFSEDSTKQSLFYRFNLNETAAVANQWDYTILFNGDTLAHSPYANGSFSGSVAEDRLLPGYNQVQYIVQNRENGKLMADISKFYFNKATGAVPLVEFPYASHKQAWGKLHKNTSLEGNTFKVGGRFYSEGFGTHASSETTFNLEGKFKIFKMGFGLDEESLCSDGVQLQIVADDAVLFDSGRFSLGKLKTAEVSVENKQTLTIKTYSLEDMDCDHVDIINPALIP from the coding sequence ATGAAAGCTTTCATTACCGGTCTTTTGAAGAACCTCGCGCATCCGGGAACTATCGTAGGCCTTGTTGTCGCCCTCGCTATTCCGTTCCTTATTTATCTCGGCCCCAATATCGGCCACAAAGAGACCATCAAGAATTTAGACCTCTACTTGCCTCTGCCCCTTTTCTTGGTGCAGCTGGTCGCCGCCATCGTCCTTTTTGGCCTACTGAATAAAGATTTTAGGGAATGGCTCAAGGGAATTCTCCCCGAAAAGAAGATTTCCCTCTTGATGCTCATCTTCACGGTCATCATCACTATTTTTGCGGCCACCCAAATCGAAGCTCGCCACCGCGTGCAAAGCGACGAAAGCGTATTCATGTCTGTCGCCCAGAACATGTACTACAACCATGAAACGGGCACTTGCAACCAGGGCTTTTTCGAAGACGGCAAGCTGAACTGCGTCGCGACCTCCAACAGTTTCAAGACCAAGGGGCTCGCGTTCCTGTACTTGCTGGGCATGCCTCTCCTGGGCAATGACCTGCACTGGATTTTCCATATGGAGCTATTGATGCTCCCGCTGGCCATGCTCCTGATGTTCCTTGCTATTGTCGCCTGGACTAGGCAGCCGCTCCTCGCTTTCTTTGCAGCGTTGCTCACGGCATTGCAACCCACGGTGCTTTTCCAGTTCCGCGCCATGTCGGTGGAACCTCTCTACATTTTCCTTTCCGCCCTTTCGCTCCTGATTTTCAAGTGGGCATTCGACCGTAACACAGTCAAGCACTGGGCGCTTCTCGCACTTTCGCTGGCATTCTTTGCGCAGACCCGCCAAGAAACCGCCTTCTGCCTGTTCGCTTTCATCTTGTTCGCGCTCCCCAAACTTTTGGACAGCAAGAGCGCCAAGACTCCGGTTTTCTTTGCCACCCTTTCGCTGTTTTCGGTCCCCGCACTTTTGACCATCAGCTACTTCCAAGGATTCGGTTTCCAGGGCGGTGAATTTGAAGCCCACGGCCACTTCTTTGAAGACCTCGCCCGCAACTGGCAAGAAATGACCAAGCCGCTTACCAAGAACGGCGAACTCGAAAATCCCTTCCTGACCTATTTCAACTACCTATTTGCGGCTGGCGCCCTCTACCTATTAGTGCGTGCCATTTGGGGCGCCAAGAAAAAGGATTTCTTCTACCTCAAAGTTCTCGCCTTCCTGCTTCTGTACCATATTCAGACCTACATGATTCTTGAAAACGTCTCTGGCGATTTCAGCATCCAGATTAACCAGCGCTACAGCCTGGTGATGTTGCCTTCCATGGCGTTCGTAGCATCGCTCCCCGTGGTCCACCTGGTAGAAAAGCTGATTGAATCCATAGGCGGACAGAATTCCAAGCAGACCGCCATAACCGTAGTCACGGCCGTTGCTTTAATTTTTACCGGTTGGACTTTCCACTACAAAGAAGACTTCAACAAGAACATCATGTACAACCGTAACCACTTGACCATCGAAGAATACGAAATTCTGAGTTGGCTCAAGGAACAACCTAAAAAGGAAAGGATGTTCATTTACGGTCGCCCATGGCATTTTGTCGGCTACGGAATTTCTTCGATCCATTACGACCGTGCCCGCCAAATGAGTTCAGCCGAGCTCAAGGGACTCGTCGACAAGTACCAAGGCGAAGTCTACTACATTCGCGGTCTCGACTGCTGGGATAGCCACACCTACCACAAAAAGGCCGTGGAACACCGCATCGCCACCACCTGCGACGTGTTTGAACGCGACATGGATCTGGAAGGCGTCAAGAACATCCTGATAACTAACAACTACTGGGTACAAATCGCCAAGTTCAACGGCCGCAAGGAATTCAATCCGAAAAACATCATCGCCATAAGCGACCCCGAATTGCAGAGTTTCTCGGAGGATTCCACCAAGCAGTCTCTCTTCTATCGATTCAACTTGAACGAAACCGCCGCTGTAGCAAACCAGTGGGACTACACCATTCTCTTTAACGGAGACACCTTGGCCCACTCCCCCTACGCCAACGGGAGTTTCAGCGGAAGCGTCGCCGAAGACCGCTTGCTGCCCGGCTACAACCAAGTGCAATACATCGTACAGAACCGCGAAAACGGCAAGCTTATGGCCGACATTTCCAAGTTCTACTTCAACAAGGCTACAGGCGCCGTTCCTCTGGTGGAATTCCCCTACGCAAGCCACAAGCAGGCTTGGGGCAAGCTCCATAAGAACACCTCGCTCGAAGGTAACACCTTCAAGGTGGGTGGCAGGTTCTACAGCGAAGGCTTCGGTACGCACGCCTCTTCCGAAACCACCTTCAATCTCGAAGGCAAATTCAAGATTTTCAAAATGGGTTTTGGTCTCGACGAAGAATCCCTCTGCAGCGACGGAGTCCAGTTGCAAATCGTTGCCGACGATGCCGTCCTTTTCGACAGTGGCCGCTTTAGTCTCGGCAAGTTGAAAACTGCCGAAGTCAGCGTCGAAAACAAGCAAACCCTTACCATCAAGACCTATTCTCTTGAAGACATGGACTGCGACCACGTCGATATCATCAACCCCGCGCTTATTCCCTAG
- a CDS encoding glycosyltransferase family 2 protein, with product MLLSVIIPVYNEEEIVAETYRVLEEELKEIEHELIFVNDGSKDKTREIVESLLPSNPNNKIINFSRNFGHQAAFSAGLDHSTGDAVVIIDGDLQDPPSLIHEMLEKWREGYQVVYAQRNKRKGETIFKRFTAFCFYRLIGKLTSIDIPPDTGDFRLMDRCVVNQLTNLPERSRFLRGLVCWVGFKKIGVKYDRDERTAGTSKYPLKKMVRLALDGITGFSSAPLKISFYAGLFATIVGLAVLIWSILEKFLSPATTVPGWASLMTAIVFFGGVQLISIGIMGEYIGRIYDEVKQRPLYIEDKKE from the coding sequence ATGCTGTTATCTGTAATCATTCCTGTTTATAACGAAGAAGAAATCGTCGCCGAAACCTACCGCGTTCTAGAAGAAGAACTCAAGGAAATCGAACACGAACTCATCTTTGTGAACGACGGTTCCAAGGACAAAACACGCGAAATCGTAGAATCGCTGTTGCCCAGCAACCCGAACAACAAGATTATCAACTTCAGCCGCAATTTCGGTCACCAGGCCGCCTTCAGCGCAGGCCTCGACCACTCTACCGGCGATGCCGTGGTGATCATCGACGGCGACTTGCAAGACCCGCCGAGCCTGATTCACGAAATGCTCGAAAAGTGGCGCGAAGGTTACCAGGTCGTTTACGCCCAGCGTAACAAGCGCAAAGGCGAGACCATTTTCAAGCGCTTTACCGCCTTCTGCTTCTACCGCCTGATCGGCAAACTCACGAGCATCGACATTCCGCCTGACACCGGCGACTTCCGCCTCATGGACCGCTGCGTGGTGAATCAGCTCACGAACCTGCCCGAACGTAGCCGCTTCTTGCGCGGGCTCGTTTGCTGGGTCGGTTTCAAGAAGATTGGCGTCAAGTACGACCGCGACGAACGTACCGCAGGTACCTCCAAGTATCCGCTCAAGAAGATGGTGCGTCTCGCCCTCGACGGCATTACCGGATTCAGTTCCGCACCGCTCAAGATTAGTTTCTACGCTGGTTTGTTTGCAACGATTGTCGGCCTGGCCGTTCTCATTTGGTCCATTCTGGAAAAATTCCTCAGCCCCGCCACGACGGTTCCCGGCTGGGCATCGCTCATGACCGCCATCGTATTCTTCGGCGGCGTGCAGCTGATTTCCATTGGCATTATGGGTGAATACATCGGTCGCATTTACGACGAAGTCAAACAGCGTCCGCTTTACATAGAAGACAAGAAGGAATGA
- the gmk gene encoding guanylate kinase, producing the protein MKNKLFVMSAASGAGKTTLKDLVIKDFPDIKYSISATTRKPREGEVDGVHYFFKTKEEFEKLIKEDGLIEWNEVHGNYYGTPKSFVEHTLAEGNRVLFDLDVFGKVNFDKVYPDATGILILPPSEEELEKRLRGRGTDSEEVIQLRLANAKKEMEFAKTKGKYEYVIINDDLQRAAEELRNILKKKD; encoded by the coding sequence ATGAAGAACAAACTTTTTGTGATGAGTGCCGCTAGCGGCGCAGGCAAGACCACCCTCAAGGATTTGGTCATCAAGGATTTTCCGGACATCAAGTATTCTATTTCGGCAACCACCCGCAAACCGCGCGAAGGCGAAGTCGACGGAGTCCATTATTTCTTCAAGACGAAAGAAGAATTCGAAAAGCTCATCAAGGAAGATGGCTTGATCGAATGGAACGAAGTCCACGGCAATTACTACGGTACGCCCAAGAGCTTTGTCGAGCATACTCTCGCCGAAGGCAACCGCGTGTTGTTCGACCTCGACGTTTTCGGTAAAGTGAATTTTGACAAGGTCTACCCCGACGCTACGGGCATTCTGATTTTGCCGCCGAGCGAAGAAGAACTTGAAAAGCGTCTTCGCGGACGCGGTACCGACAGCGAAGAAGTGATTCAGCTCCGCCTTGCAAACGCCAAGAAAGAAATGGAATTTGCAAAGACAAAGGGCAAGTACGAATACGTCATCATCAACGACGACTTGCAGCGCGCCGCAGAAGAACTCAGAAACATCCTGAAGAAAAAAGACTAA
- a CDS encoding L-threonylcarbamoyladenylate synthase, protein MQFPPWTSIDDAARLLHDGQVVAIPTETVYGLAGNAYLPSALAQIFAIKERPTFDPLIVHICEISQLADIAENIPEAAYALAKAYWPGPMTMILPKKECIPDLCTSGLPSVAVRFPSHPVAQEIIWKAGVPLAAPSANLFKHVSPTTAEHVAAQLADRGLAGIVDGGPCNVGVESTIVSLVGEPTVLRPGAITPEMIAKVIGDVKIKESTSKPGQAMLAPGQCDTHYRPQVPLLYGEIPAGFTLPEHCVRIAFGNHPGVIPATLNLSESGNMLEATAKLYAYMHDLDDPKYDLILVDPIPNVGVGMALNDRLKRASIKV, encoded by the coding sequence ATGCAATTTCCTCCTTGGACAAGTATTGACGATGCCGCGCGCCTGCTCCACGATGGACAGGTGGTTGCGATTCCGACCGAGACTGTTTACGGCCTTGCGGGTAATGCTTATTTGCCGTCGGCCCTGGCGCAGATTTTTGCGATCAAGGAACGTCCGACTTTTGATCCGCTGATTGTTCACATTTGCGAAATTTCGCAGTTGGCTGACATTGCCGAAAATATTCCCGAGGCGGCGTATGCGTTGGCGAAGGCCTATTGGCCGGGCCCGATGACCATGATTCTACCCAAGAAGGAATGTATTCCGGATTTGTGCACGAGCGGGCTCCCGTCGGTAGCGGTGAGGTTCCCGTCGCACCCGGTGGCGCAAGAAATTATCTGGAAGGCGGGCGTGCCGCTCGCTGCCCCTAGCGCGAACTTGTTCAAGCATGTGAGCCCGACGACGGCCGAACATGTCGCGGCACAGCTGGCCGACCGTGGCTTGGCTGGCATTGTCGATGGCGGCCCCTGCAACGTGGGCGTAGAAAGTACGATTGTCTCTTTAGTGGGCGAGCCGACGGTGCTTCGACCGGGTGCGATTACGCCCGAGATGATTGCAAAAGTCATCGGTGACGTGAAGATTAAGGAATCTACCTCTAAGCCGGGGCAAGCTATGCTAGCGCCGGGGCAGTGCGATACGCACTACCGCCCGCAGGTTCCGCTGCTCTATGGTGAAATTCCTGCTGGCTTTACGCTTCCGGAACACTGCGTGCGGATTGCCTTCGGCAATCACCCCGGCGTGATTCCTGCGACGTTGAATCTGTCGGAATCGGGCAATATGCTAGAGGCGACAGCCAAGCTGTACGCCTACATGCACGACTTGGACGATCCCAAGTACGACTTGATTCTGGTAGACCCGATTCCGAATGTCGGCGTCGGCATGGCCTTGAATGATCGCCTCAAAAGAGCGAGCATCAAGGTTTAG